A DNA window from Halorussus salinus contains the following coding sequences:
- a CDS encoding ATP-dependent DNA helicase, whose protein sequence is MATNPGPVTASDSWREVFGHADPYDEQVDGIETAIDTAEEGGFAVVEGACGTGKTMLALTAGIDLVRDPESDYERVVVLTSVKQQLRQFEEDLRTVNANLPTDWDPVTSLTLVGKADVCPYNRENAGGIDDENVYERCESLREDTRGITGEAGPTTAQNLVSRARSQQTGLADSGTQGRAAASYLETANEPTPYPPEMPEYDDVEYCPFYAQFLDELPEDGDPVEAVPFDFDGMGLIDPEELVSLSVQHGTCPHSMMGAMLPHAEVVVGNYYHAFDPVTTSGFTGALLDESTFVVCDEAHMLEPRVRDLVSDAVGDATLRDAESELTRVIQPLKFDGDKETHTSADADLVRGELEDSDVKLADLEATRDFFRDLREELDRRVTAHLEREHRGWKSNLHDLPDDEIPLRDPTEPQPDEISEWAEKTGYHDGVWVKAEAVGAVVARILNEAEDDEKERAAPAAGRVLGEWYRNDHERYFREIELDRTWNEKEPDTSWRRAYNASLAMQNCVPSDAIGEQLAEFGGGVLMSATLAPLDVFEEVTGLNHLDSEQGRPVVERTYGLNFPEECRESFAVDAPKFTYDNRGGPDDETQTRRMYADALREVATETPGNLLVGMPNYAEATWAAETLRENPEVEKPVLLDESSADDVTEDLKAEFFGGEGKVLVTSLRGTLTEGVDYEGDRLSAAVVCGVPIINTASPRTKAVRTAYEREFGDGFEYALTVPAVRKARQALGRVIRGPEEVGVRVLVDSRYARDSWDSVRKYFPDTERDEFQPVSPDMLSLGLERFWRGREETDE, encoded by the coding sequence ATGGCGACCAACCCCGGCCCAGTGACCGCAAGCGATTCGTGGCGCGAGGTGTTCGGCCACGCCGACCCGTACGACGAGCAGGTGGACGGCATCGAAACCGCCATCGACACCGCCGAGGAGGGCGGGTTCGCAGTGGTCGAAGGTGCCTGTGGGACCGGCAAGACGATGCTGGCGCTGACCGCGGGCATCGACCTCGTGCGCGACCCGGAGAGCGACTACGAGCGTGTCGTCGTCCTGACCAGCGTCAAGCAACAGCTCCGCCAGTTCGAGGAGGACCTCCGGACCGTCAACGCGAACCTCCCGACCGACTGGGACCCCGTGACCAGCCTCACGCTCGTCGGGAAGGCCGACGTGTGCCCGTACAACCGCGAGAACGCGGGCGGCATCGACGACGAAAACGTCTACGAGCGCTGTGAGTCCCTGCGGGAGGACACCCGCGGGATTACCGGCGAGGCCGGGCCGACGACCGCCCAAAATCTCGTTTCGCGCGCTCGGAGCCAGCAGACCGGACTGGCCGACTCGGGAACGCAGGGTCGAGCCGCCGCCTCCTACCTCGAAACCGCGAACGAGCCGACGCCCTATCCGCCGGAGATGCCGGAGTACGACGATGTGGAGTACTGTCCGTTCTACGCGCAGTTCTTGGACGAGCTACCAGAAGACGGCGACCCAGTCGAAGCCGTCCCCTTCGACTTCGACGGAATGGGACTCATCGACCCCGAGGAGTTGGTCTCGCTGTCGGTCCAGCACGGCACCTGCCCCCACTCGATGATGGGCGCGATGTTGCCCCACGCCGAGGTCGTGGTCGGCAACTACTACCACGCCTTCGACCCGGTGACGACCTCCGGATTCACGGGTGCCCTGCTGGACGAATCGACGTTCGTCGTCTGCGACGAGGCCCACATGCTCGAACCGCGCGTCAGGGACCTCGTGAGCGACGCGGTGGGCGACGCGACCCTGCGGGACGCCGAGTCGGAACTCACGCGGGTCATCCAACCGCTCAAGTTCGACGGCGACAAGGAGACCCACACCAGCGCGGACGCCGACCTCGTGCGCGGCGAACTCGAAGACAGCGACGTGAAACTCGCGGACCTCGAAGCGACCCGTGACTTCTTCCGGGACCTGCGCGAGGAGCTAGACCGACGCGTCACGGCCCACCTCGAACGCGAACACCGGGGCTGGAAGTCCAACCTCCACGACCTGCCCGACGACGAGATTCCGCTTCGAGACCCCACCGAGCCACAGCCGGACGAAATCTCCGAGTGGGCCGAGAAGACCGGCTACCACGACGGCGTCTGGGTCAAAGCCGAGGCGGTCGGTGCCGTCGTCGCGCGCATCCTGAACGAGGCCGAGGACGACGAGAAAGAGCGGGCCGCGCCCGCCGCGGGCCGGGTCCTCGGCGAGTGGTACCGCAACGACCACGAACGCTACTTCCGGGAGATAGAACTCGACCGGACGTGGAACGAGAAGGAACCCGACACCTCGTGGCGGCGCGCGTACAACGCCAGCCTCGCCATGCAGAACTGCGTGCCCAGCGACGCCATCGGCGAGCAACTCGCGGAGTTCGGCGGCGGCGTCCTGATGAGCGCGACCCTCGCACCGCTGGACGTGTTTGAGGAGGTCACGGGGCTGAACCACCTTGATTCCGAACAGGGCCGCCCGGTCGTGGAACGGACCTACGGCCTGAACTTCCCCGAGGAGTGCCGCGAGAGCTTCGCCGTGGACGCGCCGAAGTTCACCTACGACAACCGCGGTGGCCCGGACGACGAGACCCAGACCCGCCGGATGTACGCCGACGCGCTCCGCGAGGTGGCGACCGAGACGCCGGGCAACCTCCTCGTCGGGATGCCCAACTACGCCGAGGCGACGTGGGCCGCCGAGACGTTGCGGGAGAATCCCGAGGTCGAGAAACCGGTCCTACTGGACGAGAGTAGCGCCGACGACGTGACCGAAGACCTGAAAGCCGAGTTCTTCGGCGGCGAGGGCAAAGTCCTCGTGACCAGTCTCCGTGGCACGCTCACGGAGGGCGTCGATTACGAGGGCGACCGACTCAGCGCCGCGGTGGTCTGTGGCGTCCCCATCATCAACACCGCGAGTCCCCGGACCAAAGCGGTCAGGACCGCCTACGAGCGCGAGTTCGGCGACGGCTTCGAGTACGCGCTGACGGTCCCGGCGGTCCGGAAGGCCCGCCAAGCCCTCGGGCGCGTGATTCGCGGGCCGGAGGAGGTCGGCGTCCGCGTCCTCGTGGATTCGCGCTACGCCCGAGACTCGTGGGACAGCGTGCGGAAGTACTTCCCAGACACCGAGCGCGACGAGTTCCAGCCCGTGAGTCCGGACATGCTCTCGCTCGGGTTAGAGCGGTTCTGGCGGGGTCGGGAGGAAACCGATGAGTGA
- a CDS encoding universal stress protein, whose translation MTEPPLEVETVLVPVDGSDESVEAVEYAVAVAEQYEASVHAMYVLGEELVRGIERGAVAKEDVLSDTETFMDEMREVAAEYDVAVSTSNAYGFSTTRKTQHPGSAVLDTAEDIDADFIVIPREPLSGEPGEVLEKAAEYVLLYASQPVLSV comes from the coding sequence ATGACCGAGCCGCCGCTCGAAGTCGAGACCGTCCTCGTCCCCGTCGATGGCAGCGACGAGTCGGTCGAAGCCGTCGAGTACGCCGTCGCCGTCGCCGAGCAGTACGAGGCGTCCGTCCACGCGATGTACGTTCTCGGCGAGGAGCTAGTCCGAGGCATCGAACGCGGGGCCGTCGCCAAGGAGGACGTACTCTCGGACACGGAGACGTTCATGGACGAGATGCGCGAGGTCGCCGCCGAGTACGACGTGGCCGTCTCGACCTCGAACGCCTACGGCTTCTCGACCACCAGAAAGACCCAGCATCCCGGTAGTGCGGTGTTGGACACCGCCGAGGACATCGACGCCGACTTCATCGTGATTCCGCGCGAACCCCTGAGCGGCGAACCCGGCGAAGTGTTGGAGAAGGCCGCCGAGTACGTGCTGTTGTACGCCAGCCAGCCCGTGCTGTCGGTGTAA
- a CDS encoding GNAT family N-acetyltransferase: MSPADRDYPDDEAEEFPEPPVTFDDKEGRPIEIRPYEDEDFEAVVEMYADFDPADRAQGIPPATESRVRDWVENLLDGLNVVAWHDDRAVGHATLVPDEDASELAIFVHQDYQRAGIGSRLIRALLGYGQQEGVEKVWLTVERWNHAAVNLYESVGFETNGTESFEIEMVLRL; this comes from the coding sequence ATGAGTCCGGCCGACCGCGACTACCCGGACGACGAGGCCGAGGAGTTCCCGGAGCCGCCCGTCACGTTCGACGACAAGGAGGGCCGCCCCATCGAGATTCGGCCCTACGAGGACGAGGACTTCGAGGCGGTCGTGGAGATGTACGCCGACTTCGACCCCGCCGACCGCGCCCAAGGCATCCCGCCTGCCACCGAGTCGCGGGTCCGGGACTGGGTGGAGAACCTGCTGGACGGCCTGAACGTCGTCGCGTGGCACGACGACCGAGCGGTCGGTCACGCCACGCTGGTTCCGGACGAGGACGCCTCGGAACTCGCCATCTTCGTCCATCAGGACTACCAACGCGCCGGTATCGGGTCGCGACTCATCCGGGCACTGTTGGGCTACGGACAGCAGGAGGGCGTCGAGAAGGTCTGGCTCACCGTCGAGCGGTGGAACCACGCCGCGGTGAACCTCTACGAGTCGGTCGGCTTCGAGACCAACGGTACCGAGAGCTTCGAGATAGAGATGGTCTTGCGGCTCTGA
- a CDS encoding universal stress protein, giving the protein MNVLLGIGGSDDSFRALEETVDRAQAAGDDLTVVILENPESDRETGTIETRVFETLEEADFAAEVRHLSGDPGSQLVDLAEREGFDQVVLGGGQRSPMGKIKLGHIAEFVLLNSPVSVKLVR; this is encoded by the coding sequence ATGAACGTGCTGCTCGGAATCGGCGGTAGCGACGACTCGTTTCGCGCCCTCGAAGAGACCGTAGACCGCGCGCAGGCCGCCGGTGACGACCTCACCGTCGTTATCCTCGAAAACCCCGAGAGCGACCGCGAGACCGGGACCATCGAGACGCGCGTGTTCGAGACCTTGGAGGAGGCCGACTTCGCGGCCGAGGTCCGCCACCTCTCGGGCGACCCCGGAAGCCAACTCGTGGACCTCGCCGAGCGGGAGGGCTTCGACCAAGTGGTCCTCGGCGGCGGCCAGCGCAGTCCGATGGGGAAGATAAAGCTCGGCCACATCGCGGAGTTCGTCCTGCTGAACTCCCCGGTCAGCGTCAAGTTGGTACGATGA
- a CDS encoding DUF5806 family protein, translated as MADDPSRPPENDKQDAEEPAGSPTEAPEKTDVNADPETGREEVLAATDGEVADEAADGAEEATDDPDASEEATQSDLPPDVAKYERFKKVDGAQYDRVNEFLRDRTYITAREWAIARLCADFRTETGVEMTKIGENLPELVPFMTDTYSPQAVNQARSSFEDKIRQSGATFLYGAMSGFFTAEELDDMMYEVTEVAKFLLEVEGVDLSVEEELEAEDRISGVMREVRSASEQLRHDELECPNCGHEMEASDAEAVDTAEGDD; from the coding sequence ATGGCAGACGACCCATCGCGTCCGCCCGAGAACGACAAACAGGACGCCGAGGAGCCCGCCGGTTCGCCGACCGAAGCCCCCGAGAAGACCGACGTAAACGCCGACCCCGAGACCGGCCGAGAGGAAGTCCTCGCCGCGACGGACGGTGAAGTCGCCGACGAGGCCGCGGACGGAGCCGAGGAGGCCACCGACGACCCGGACGCCAGCGAGGAGGCCACCCAATCGGACCTGCCGCCGGACGTGGCCAAGTACGAGCGATTCAAGAAGGTGGACGGTGCCCAGTACGACCGCGTCAACGAGTTCCTGCGCGACAGAACCTACATCACCGCCCGCGAGTGGGCCATCGCCCGCCTCTGTGCGGACTTCCGGACCGAAACCGGGGTCGAGATGACCAAAATCGGCGAGAATCTGCCCGAACTCGTCCCGTTCATGACCGACACCTACAGTCCGCAAGCGGTCAACCAAGCGCGCTCGTCGTTCGAGGACAAGATTCGGCAGTCCGGAGCCACGTTCCTCTACGGCGCGATGTCGGGGTTTTTCACCGCCGAGGAGCTAGACGACATGATGTACGAGGTGACGGAGGTCGCCAAGTTCCTGCTGGAAGTCGAGGGCGTGGACCTCTCGGTCGAGGAGGAACTCGAAGCCGAAGACCGCATCTCGGGCGTGATGCGCGAGGTCCGGTCGGCCAGCGAGCAGTTGCGCCACGACGAGTTGGAGTGTCCGAACTGCGGCCACGAAATGGAGGCGTCGGACGCCGAAGCCGTCGATACCGCGGAGGGCGACGACTGA
- a CDS encoding HVO_A0114 family putative DNA-binding protein, translating to MYEAGLEAIQRLEDGKAVGKPATVTFANEKQLGEVFNERTYTLLRVIREDQPASIRETARFAGRDVKNVHEELTTLEALGVIRFDRDGQSKRPVFPYDDLFISPFAHGSGDTAATV from the coding sequence CTGTATGAAGCGGGATTAGAGGCGATTCAGCGCCTCGAAGACGGCAAAGCGGTCGGGAAGCCAGCTACGGTTACGTTCGCAAACGAGAAGCAACTCGGCGAAGTGTTCAACGAACGAACGTACACCCTCCTGCGCGTCATTCGGGAGGATCAGCCAGCTAGCATCCGAGAGACGGCACGATTCGCCGGTCGAGACGTGAAGAACGTCCACGAGGAGTTGACGACGTTGGAGGCGCTGGGAGTCATCCGTTTCGACCGAGACGGACAGTCGAAGCGTCCCGTTTTCCCGTACGACGACCTCTTCATCAGTCCGTTCGCACACGGCTCGGGTGATACGGCCGCGACAGTCTAA
- a CDS encoding DUF7529 family protein, with translation MSDDDEEYDESPDGAVEDAGLENAGVPDDADEADLDALADEDPAAAFEEVGDLPGTHLRAAEFWDDIVGDMEATADEYASQGWQTLQLHPGDVTALVPDEEGDDQFGLDVLVPDDEFAELESLLEGDVSFDSYEAFRATADGLVLFVVAMEDPESEVAVLYPAYYDAKNAQSMLTAAEEAGEMRTYVRTLTNEQVEFTHREPGNFAPESDETSPESSETGGDGGA, from the coding sequence ATGAGCGACGACGACGAGGAGTACGACGAGTCGCCGGACGGCGCAGTCGAAGACGCCGGACTCGAAAATGCCGGAGTACCCGACGACGCCGACGAGGCGGACCTCGACGCACTCGCCGACGAGGACCCGGCCGCCGCCTTCGAGGAGGTGGGCGACCTCCCCGGCACCCACCTCCGGGCCGCCGAGTTCTGGGACGACATCGTCGGTGACATGGAGGCGACCGCCGACGAGTACGCCTCGCAGGGCTGGCAGACGCTCCAACTCCACCCCGGCGACGTGACCGCGCTGGTGCCCGACGAGGAGGGCGACGACCAGTTTGGTCTCGACGTGTTGGTGCCCGACGACGAGTTCGCCGAGTTGGAGTCCCTCTTGGAGGGCGACGTGTCGTTCGACAGCTACGAGGCGTTCCGAGCGACGGCCGACGGGCTGGTCCTGTTCGTGGTCGCGATGGAAGACCCCGAGTCGGAGGTCGCGGTCCTCTACCCGGCGTACTACGACGCGAAGAACGCCCAGTCGATGCTGACGGCCGCCGAGGAGGCGGGCGAGATGCGGACCTACGTCCGGACGCTGACCAACGAGCAGGTCGAGTTCACCCACCGGGAACCGGGGAACTTCGCGCCCGAGAGCGACGAGACCAGCCCCGAGAGTAGCGAGACCGGCGGCGACGGCGGGGCCTGA
- a CDS encoding DUF7112 family protein, producing MADRISSDHSSLTTVRATLVRSGGLDRPKVEIPADDADAFPDGELVRVVADDTEYRARIESPLTDEGREIRGLYDSPTLARNPEEGENHLSSWLEGTNVEFDQSVLVDVIEEGFKYGLREPGQRVFYEATESPDESLADIASGLDE from the coding sequence ATGGCCGACCGTATCTCCAGCGACCACTCCTCGCTAACGACCGTTCGCGCGACGCTCGTCCGAAGCGGCGGACTCGACCGTCCGAAAGTCGAGATTCCGGCCGACGACGCCGACGCGTTCCCCGACGGCGAACTCGTCCGTGTGGTCGCCGACGACACCGAGTACCGCGCCCGCATCGAGTCGCCGCTGACCGACGAGGGCCGCGAGATTCGCGGTCTCTACGACTCGCCGACCCTCGCGCGCAACCCCGAGGAGGGCGAGAATCACCTCTCGTCGTGGCTCGAAGGCACGAACGTCGAGTTCGACCAGTCGGTCCTCGTGGACGTTATCGAAGAGGGGTTCAAGTACGGCCTGCGCGAACCCGGACAGCGCGTCTTCTACGAGGCCACCGAGTCGCCCGACGAGAGTCTGGCCGACATCGCGAGCGGTCTGGACGAGTAG
- a CDS encoding 30S ribosomal protein S6e — MADFQVVVADPDSGATYQRDVDGQDANRFLGKSIGDDVDGGAVGLDGFTVEITGGSDDAGRPMRGDVDGPNLKEVLLDGGVGYEPSRDGERKRVTVRGGEVSEATAQLNVKVSEYGEESVADLLGEGGEDDE, encoded by the coding sequence ATGGCAGACTTTCAGGTCGTCGTCGCGGACCCCGACTCCGGGGCGACCTACCAGCGCGACGTAGACGGACAGGACGCGAACCGATTCCTCGGCAAGTCCATCGGTGACGACGTGGACGGCGGCGCGGTCGGTCTCGACGGTTTCACGGTCGAGATTACCGGCGGCTCCGACGACGCGGGCCGACCGATGCGCGGCGACGTGGACGGGCCGAACCTCAAGGAAGTCCTCCTCGACGGCGGCGTCGGCTACGAGCCGTCCCGCGACGGCGAGCGCAAGCGCGTGACCGTCCGCGGCGGCGAGGTCAGCGAGGCCACCGCCCAACTCAACGTCAAGGTCAGCGAGTACGGCGAGGAGTCCGTCGCGGACCTCCTCGGCGAGGGCGGCGAAGACGACGAGTAA
- a CDS encoding SOUL family heme-binding protein: MRTRTKTLLAGAGGLLATWVGWGAYVDRTTETVPYETVAEFDGVELRRYPRVVLAETTAESEREAFNRLFRYISGENETGDEVAMTAPVATRGTKIPMTTPVRTDRARSEESADSTGRGGGADRADRTEGDEISMTSPVRTTGDGGEVTMAFYLPADYDPGDAPIPTNSAVRLAVEPPRTLAVTRFSWYATEGRVEKYREKLLDALDARGVEPRTRPTVLQYDDPWTPPFMRRNEVAVEVDHEAVRRVE, from the coding sequence ATGCGAACTCGAACCAAGACACTGCTTGCGGGTGCGGGCGGTCTCCTCGCGACGTGGGTCGGGTGGGGAGCCTACGTGGACCGGACGACCGAGACCGTGCCCTACGAGACCGTCGCGGAGTTCGACGGCGTGGAACTCCGGCGCTACCCGCGGGTCGTCCTCGCGGAGACGACCGCCGAGAGCGAACGCGAGGCGTTCAATCGGCTCTTCCGGTACATCTCCGGCGAGAACGAGACCGGCGACGAGGTGGCGATGACCGCGCCCGTGGCGACCCGCGGGACGAAGATTCCGATGACGACGCCGGTCCGGACCGACCGCGCGAGGAGCGAGGAGTCCGCCGACTCGACGGGGCGCGGCGGCGGTGCCGACCGCGCCGACCGCACCGAGGGCGACGAGATTTCGATGACCTCGCCGGTCCGGACGACCGGCGACGGGGGCGAGGTCACGATGGCGTTCTACCTCCCGGCCGACTACGACCCCGGCGACGCGCCGATTCCGACGAACTCGGCGGTCCGACTCGCGGTCGAACCGCCGCGGACCCTCGCAGTCACGCGATTCTCGTGGTACGCCACGGAGGGCCGCGTCGAGAAGTACCGCGAGAAACTGCTCGACGCGCTCGACGCCCGCGGCGTCGAACCTCGGACGCGACCGACCGTACTGCAGTACGACGACCCGTGGACGCCGCCGTTCATGCGCCGGAACGAGGTCGCGGTCGAGGTGGACCACGAGGCGGTCCGCCGCGTCGAGTGA
- a CDS encoding aldehyde dehydrogenase family protein has protein sequence MTDQTFTIDGDWNGLYLDGEWVEASDGETIAVENPATREEVAEVPAATEADVDRAYEAAAEAQDSWSERSVDERVSVIEEAIEILDDRRDDILEALAVESGSANAKAFAEWQTAQGMCHHAKSLAGKMDEVETSDSMIPGKENEVQRVPEGVVGVISPWNFPFNLSVRAVAPALATGNAVVLKPASSTPITGGLLIARIFEEAGLPDGVLNVVTGHGSDIGDRVAGHPELDVMAFTGSTEVGKHVAAQAAENLALPAMELGGNNPFVVTEEADVDAAVDSAVFGSFLHQGQICISINRHLVHESLYDEYVEQLAERAAELPIGDPRERENVVGPIIDEDQRDQILEYVEETVEQGATLETGGDHDDLFVEPTVLSDATNDMAAACNEHFGPVAPVIPFSSEEEAIELANDTEHGLAAAIHGGDLDHAKSIAERIDAGMVHINDQPVNEEPNVPFGGMKASGIGRYDGEEILHELTQTKWISTQTEKRDYPF, from the coding sequence GTGACGGACCAAACCTTCACTATCGACGGTGACTGGAACGGACTGTACCTCGACGGCGAGTGGGTCGAGGCGAGCGACGGCGAGACCATCGCGGTCGAGAATCCGGCCACGCGCGAGGAGGTCGCCGAGGTTCCGGCCGCCACGGAGGCCGACGTGGACCGCGCCTACGAGGCGGCCGCCGAGGCCCAAGACTCGTGGAGCGAGCGGTCGGTAGACGAGCGCGTCTCGGTAATCGAGGAGGCCATCGAGATTCTGGACGACCGACGCGACGACATCTTGGAGGCGCTGGCGGTCGAATCGGGGAGCGCCAACGCGAAGGCGTTCGCCGAGTGGCAGACCGCCCAAGGGATGTGCCACCACGCCAAGAGCCTCGCCGGAAAGATGGACGAGGTCGAAACGTCCGACTCGATGATTCCCGGCAAGGAAAACGAGGTCCAGCGCGTCCCCGAGGGCGTCGTCGGCGTCATCTCGCCGTGGAACTTCCCGTTCAACCTCTCGGTCCGGGCGGTCGCGCCCGCGCTGGCGACCGGGAACGCCGTCGTGTTGAAGCCCGCCTCCTCGACGCCCATCACGGGCGGCCTGCTCATCGCGCGCATCTTCGAGGAGGCCGGACTCCCCGACGGCGTGCTGAACGTCGTGACGGGCCACGGCTCGGACATCGGCGACCGCGTGGCTGGCCACCCGGAACTCGACGTGATGGCGTTCACCGGTTCGACCGAGGTCGGCAAGCACGTCGCCGCCCAAGCCGCCGAGAACCTCGCGCTCCCCGCGATGGAACTGGGCGGCAACAACCCCTTCGTCGTCACCGAGGAGGCCGACGTGGACGCCGCGGTCGATTCGGCCGTGTTCGGCTCGTTCCTCCATCAGGGTCAGATTTGCATCTCCATCAACCGCCATCTGGTTCACGAATCGCTGTACGACGAGTACGTCGAACAGTTGGCCGAGCGCGCCGCGGAGCTACCCATCGGCGACCCGCGCGAGCGCGAGAACGTCGTCGGTCCCATCATCGACGAGGACCAGCGCGACCAGATTCTCGAATACGTCGAGGAGACCGTCGAACAGGGCGCGACCCTCGAAACCGGCGGCGACCACGACGACCTCTTCGTGGAGCCGACGGTCCTCTCGGACGCCACGAACGACATGGCCGCGGCCTGCAACGAACACTTCGGCCCGGTCGCGCCCGTGATTCCCTTCAGTAGCGAGGAGGAAGCCATCGAACTCGCCAACGACACCGAACACGGGCTGGCGGCCGCGATTCACGGCGGCGACCTCGACCACGCCAAGTCCATCGCCGAGCGAATCGACGCAGGAATGGTCCACATCAACGACCAGCCAGTCAACGAAGAACCCAACGTCCCGTTCGGCGGCATGAAAGCGTCGGGCATCGGCCGCTACGACGGCGAGGAGATTCTCCACGAACTCACCCAGACGAAGTGGATTTCGACGCAGACCGAGAAGCGCGATTACCCGTTTTAG
- a CDS encoding CHAT domain-containing protein, translating to MELPYIVMSYVRDGDGEVLADLGHDASAEFPPGAYLVDLSAPIKLYLRAEAGLRIESSTDSMRIAFDRETTVEIGARSFHKSPAATVTTTDDPHDVMAAVSTLGSVLKTTTCERSWPTLRGHPPHIERGDELDVPDDLTVPDTGATVEVPPTYDAIYAAAPLAYYFGADLVAGETPRLTVGGFERRFDADDEFEEDVVRTLKQAFFLDCVTRTEGYYPIELADRNRLEPLVDVDFAALYDAPLDEQLSTYFSIPYETVAEAMPSWHRVAYVRPDPENVESLPYLVNDFSILRTPPRPSYDETEEMRETRDAIDQFKRTPSPDDSDQRPESERDTAARRGVPPVEEYVQMPDHDDALELAWVGEGTPVSGTKIIPDAYRHESTGTSDDEIEITVVCNDEEMRDEWDAVAEIYGPRETISFDPTVHFDVTTDELRGLLRTPTDLFHYIGHIDGRGFECSDGVLDARNLDEVGMRAFLLNACRSHNQGVALVEAGCHGGIVSLGNVGNAAALDLGETLTKLFQAGFSIGGALAITEEATFIGTRYIAVGDPGFTLAQTDDIIPLVYEIEDSDESPLSLTGFGYPTRDHAIGSISTTYLHDGPRFLSTGPYDFETTKGRIEETHNNKPYSPLIVDGELELVHQWLAKQ from the coding sequence TTGGAACTCCCCTACATCGTCATGTCGTACGTCAGAGACGGCGACGGCGAGGTGCTGGCCGACCTCGGCCACGACGCTTCGGCGGAGTTCCCGCCCGGTGCCTACCTCGTGGACCTGAGCGCACCCATCAAACTCTACCTCCGCGCGGAGGCCGGACTCCGCATCGAGTCGAGTACCGATTCGATGCGCATCGCGTTCGACCGCGAGACGACGGTCGAAATCGGCGCGCGGTCGTTCCACAAGTCACCCGCCGCGACGGTGACGACGACCGACGACCCACACGACGTGATGGCCGCCGTCTCGACCCTCGGGTCGGTCCTGAAGACGACCACCTGTGAGCGGTCGTGGCCCACCCTCCGGGGCCACCCGCCCCACATCGAACGCGGCGACGAACTCGACGTGCCCGACGACCTCACGGTGCCGGACACGGGGGCGACCGTCGAGGTACCCCCGACCTACGACGCCATCTACGCGGCCGCGCCGCTCGCCTACTACTTCGGGGCCGACCTCGTGGCTGGCGAGACGCCGCGTTTGACCGTCGGCGGGTTCGAGCGCCGCTTCGACGCCGACGACGAGTTCGAGGAGGACGTGGTGCGGACGCTGAAGCAGGCGTTCTTCCTCGATTGCGTCACCCGGACCGAAGGCTACTACCCCATCGAACTCGCCGACCGAAACCGCCTCGAACCGCTGGTGGACGTGGACTTCGCGGCGCTGTACGACGCCCCCTTAGACGAGCAACTCTCGACGTACTTTTCGATTCCCTACGAGACGGTGGCCGAGGCGATGCCGTCGTGGCACCGCGTCGCCTACGTCCGCCCCGACCCCGAGAACGTCGAGTCGCTCCCGTACCTCGTCAACGACTTTTCGATTCTCCGGACGCCTCCTCGGCCGAGCTACGACGAGACCGAGGAGATGCGCGAGACCCGCGACGCCATCGACCAGTTCAAGCGAACGCCCTCGCCCGACGACTCGGACCAGCGCCCCGAGAGCGAGCGCGACACCGCCGCACGGCGCGGCGTCCCGCCGGTCGAGGAGTACGTCCAGATGCCGGACCACGACGACGCCCTCGAACTCGCGTGGGTCGGCGAGGGGACGCCGGTCAGTGGGACGAAAATCATCCCGGATGCGTACCGACACGAATCGACGGGCACGTCCGACGACGAGATCGAGATTACGGTCGTCTGCAACGACGAGGAGATGCGCGACGAGTGGGACGCGGTCGCGGAGATCTACGGCCCCCGAGAGACCATCTCGTTCGACCCGACCGTCCACTTCGACGTGACGACCGACGAACTTCGGGGACTCCTCCGGACGCCGACCGACCTGTTCCACTACATCGGCCACATCGACGGTCGCGGGTTCGAGTGTTCGGACGGCGTGTTGGACGCCAGAAACCTCGACGAGGTCGGGATGCGCGCGTTCCTCCTCAACGCCTGTCGGTCGCACAATCAGGGCGTCGCGCTGGTCGAGGCTGGCTGTCACGGCGGTATCGTAAGTCTCGGCAACGTCGGGAACGCCGCCGCCCTCGACCTCGGCGAGACGCTGACGAAACTGTTTCAGGCAGGGTTCAGCATCGGCGGCGCGCTCGCCATCACAGAGGAGGCGACCTTCATCGGGACCCGATACATTGCGGTCGGCGACCCCGGATTCACACTCGCACAGACCGACGATATCATTCCACTGGTGTACGAGATAGAAGACAGCGATGAGTCTCCGTTATCGTTGACTGGATTCGGATATCCGACGCGAGATCACGCTATCGGGAGTATCTCCACGACGTATCTCCACGATGGTCCACGTTTTCTATCGACCGGCCCGTACGATTTTGAAACAACCAAGGGACGTATCGAAGAGACACACAACAACAAACCGTACTCGCCTTTAATTGTTGACGGAGAATTGGAATTAGTTCACCAGTGGTTGGCCAAGCAGTAA